In the genome of Hyphobacterium sp. CCMP332, one region contains:
- a CDS encoding MoxR family ATPase, with the protein MAELSDKALAEAFFKDYEKLSSEIHKVIIGQDEVIKQVLISMFCNGHSLLVGVPGLAKTLLIHTIASALHLDFKRIQFTPDLMPSDIVGSETLDINRNFKFIKGPVFSNIILADEINRTPPKTQSAMLEAMQEKKVTIAGEDHLLDQPFFVLATQNPIEQEGTYPLPEAQLDRFMFNIILTYPDYDSEIEIVKKTTSNQVASVNPVLSKEDILKYQTLVRKVPVADNVIEYVVSLVNKTRKESQQSTEITKKYIDWGAGPRASQYLILGAKCHALLQGKYSPDIEDVHAVVTPILRHRIVRNFKAEADGISVDDIISELL; encoded by the coding sequence ATGGCTGAATTATCAGACAAGGCATTGGCAGAGGCCTTTTTTAAAGATTACGAAAAACTTAGTTCAGAAATTCACAAAGTGATAATTGGACAAGATGAAGTTATCAAACAAGTATTGATATCTATGTTTTGTAATGGCCACAGTTTATTGGTAGGGGTTCCGGGTTTAGCTAAAACACTTTTGATCCATACCATAGCTTCAGCTCTTCATCTCGATTTTAAACGAATTCAATTTACACCGGATTTAATGCCATCGGATATTGTTGGTTCCGAAACACTTGATATCAATAGAAATTTTAAATTTATTAAAGGGCCGGTATTCTCAAATATTATTCTTGCCGATGAAATAAATAGAACGCCACCTAAAACCCAATCTGCCATGCTTGAAGCCATGCAGGAAAAGAAAGTGACGATAGCCGGTGAAGATCATTTATTAGATCAGCCATTTTTTGTGTTGGCAACACAAAACCCCATAGAACAGGAGGGTACTTATCCTTTGCCTGAAGCTCAACTTGACAGGTTTATGTTCAATATTATTTTGACCTATCCTGATTACGATTCCGAAATAGAAATCGTGAAAAAAACAACTTCCAATCAGGTGGCCTCTGTAAATCCAGTCTTGAGCAAAGAAGACATTTTAAAATATCAAACACTCGTAAGAAAAGTACCCGTAGCGGACAATGTGATTGAATATGTAGTAAGTCTGGTCAACAAAACCAGAAAAGAAAGTCAGCAGAGTACTGAAATCACAAAAAAGTATATCGATTGGGGTGCTGGCCCCAGAGCCTCGCAATATTTAATTCTGGGAGCCAAATGCCATGCATTACTTCAGGGAAAATATTCTCCTGATATTGAAGATGTCCATGCAGTTGTTACTCCTATTTTAAGACATCGAATAGTAAGAAATTTCAAGGCTGAAGCTGATGGCATCAGTGTTGATGATATTATTTCAGAATTGCTCTAA
- a CDS encoding peptidylprolyl isomerase, translating into MKYLQTKVILILVFAFSFNAKSQITESVVIDKILAKVDDHIILKSEMEVAYLQYLSSGQSLIGDAKCRVLESLIINKLLLAKAEIDSVTVSEDIVESNLDQRMQVFTSQFGSEKKLEEFYGKTIDEFKDEFRDQVRDQLIIERMDEKIASNLEASPKEVRKFFNQIPEDSLPFFSTEVVVGVLVRDINPGEGSKKSILGKMNSIRDQILNGTDFRVMAREYSQDFGNKEKGGELGYWKKSDLDPDYVAAAMKLDSGQVSPVVKTQFGYHLIQMVGKRGNEFNSRHILLRPNFSELDISYTLKEMDSIKQLILNDSMTFEKAAKEFSQDPYTKPNGGILVDQNTGSTKIPLERMDTELYFVLDTMEVGEISNPIVFTKPDGQRAMRIVYFKDKVAPHQANLQDDYQKIYQATLDEKRFEKKKEWFEKTKNQVFISIDDEYNQCKILQ; encoded by the coding sequence TTGAAATATTTACAGACTAAAGTCATTTTAATTTTAGTGTTTGCATTTTCTTTTAATGCAAAGAGTCAGATCACAGAATCGGTAGTAATAGATAAAATTCTTGCTAAGGTGGATGATCACATCATTCTAAAATCCGAAATGGAAGTTGCTTACCTTCAGTATTTATCGAGCGGTCAGTCGCTAATTGGAGATGCAAAATGTCGGGTGCTGGAAAGTTTAATAATAAATAAGCTTTTACTTGCGAAAGCAGAAATTGATTCAGTTACCGTTTCAGAAGATATAGTTGAATCTAATCTGGATCAGAGAATGCAGGTTTTTACCTCTCAGTTCGGTTCGGAAAAAAAACTGGAGGAATTTTATGGTAAAACAATAGATGAATTTAAGGATGAGTTTCGTGATCAAGTGAGAGATCAACTGATTATTGAAAGAATGGATGAAAAAATTGCGTCTAATCTGGAAGCCTCTCCAAAAGAAGTGCGAAAATTTTTCAATCAAATTCCTGAAGATAGTTTGCCCTTTTTCTCCACAGAAGTTGTAGTTGGTGTTTTGGTCAGAGATATTAACCCGGGTGAGGGCTCAAAAAAATCCATATTAGGTAAGATGAATTCCATAAGAGATCAAATTTTGAATGGAACAGATTTTAGAGTTATGGCAAGAGAATATTCTCAGGACTTTGGAAATAAGGAAAAAGGTGGGGAGCTTGGTTATTGGAAGAAATCCGATCTTGATCCCGATTATGTAGCGGCTGCAATGAAATTAGATTCCGGACAGGTTTCGCCTGTTGTAAAAACACAATTTGGATATCATCTGATTCAAATGGTAGGTAAAAGAGGCAATGAATTTAATTCAAGACATATACTATTGCGTCCGAATTTTTCCGAACTCGATATTAGCTATACCTTAAAAGAAATGGACTCAATCAAGCAATTGATTTTAAACGATTCCATGACTTTTGAAAAAGCCGCCAAAGAATTTTCTCAGGATCCATATACCAAACCAAATGGAGGAATTCTTGTAGATCAGAATACGGGTTCCACAAAAATCCCACTTGAAAGGATGGATACAGAGCTTTATTTTGTGTTAGATACAATGGAAGTGGGAGAAATCTCAAATCCAATTGTATTTACAAAACCAGATGGGCAAAGGGCCATGCGAATCGTATACTTTAAAGATAAAGTCGCTCCACATCAGGCCAATCTTCAGGATGATTACCAAAAAATTTATCAGGCCACCTTAGATGAAAAACGGTTTGAGAAAAAAAAGGAGTGGTTTGAAAAAACAAAAAATCAGGTGTTCATCAGTATAGACGATGAATACAATCAATGTAAAATTTTACAATAA
- a CDS encoding peptidyl-prolyl cis-trans isomerase: MRYFFICIVFITSACDYVTRKSDAEEKTIEKIPIARVNEVFLYQEDLNPLLAEATSVEDSISITNRFINSWVRKQLILDKAEEVIDINRAEIERKVQDYRYALTTFEFKKKYVSENLDVNVDESEIQEYYQNNLDNFLLNQNIVRCRYIQVPKDAPRFSKIRRTISSSKPKDIRELNSYCFQFASNYNLEDSIWLNFDDIVLNTPLKSIPNKIQFLKTNKMVETQDSLFKYLLYIKEYKIQDQLSPIEFVRDQIQNIIINKRKVTLSKELENKIYEEGVEQNSFEIFTD, translated from the coding sequence TTGCGATATTTTTTCATTTGCATTGTTTTTATTACCTCAGCTTGCGATTACGTCACCAGAAAAAGTGATGCCGAGGAAAAAACTATTGAAAAAATACCAATTGCAAGAGTAAATGAGGTCTTTCTGTACCAGGAAGATCTCAACCCACTTTTAGCGGAAGCCACTTCCGTAGAAGACAGCATTAGTATCACAAACCGATTTATTAATTCCTGGGTAAGAAAGCAGCTAATCCTTGATAAAGCAGAGGAGGTTATTGATATCAATCGTGCAGAAATTGAGAGAAAGGTGCAAGATTACAGGTATGCACTTACAACATTTGAATTCAAGAAAAAATACGTTTCTGAAAATCTCGATGTCAACGTTGATGAATCAGAAATTCAGGAGTACTATCAAAATAACCTGGACAACTTTTTATTGAATCAAAACATAGTCCGTTGCAGGTATATTCAGGTTCCCAAGGATGCTCCAAGATTTTCGAAAATCAGACGGACGATATCTTCTTCAAAACCAAAAGACATACGTGAATTAAATTCATATTGTTTTCAGTTTGCATCCAATTACAACCTTGAGGATTCTATTTGGTTGAATTTTGATGATATTGTCCTCAATACACCTTTAAAAAGTATTCCGAATAAGATTCAATTTTTAAAAACTAATAAAATGGTTGAAACCCAGGATTCACTCTTTAAATATCTGCTTTACATTAAAGAGTATAAAATTCAGGATCAGCTATCACCAATAGAATTTGTTAGAGATCAAATTCAAAATATTATAATTAATAAAAGGAAAGTCACGTTATCAAAGGAATTAGAGAATAAGATCTACGAAGAGGGCGTTGAACAAAATAGCTTTGAAATATTTACAGACTAA
- a CDS encoding peptidylprolyl isomerase: MNKVSVIWLLFAFIAISSCQNPASKSPDKPVIFTIGKEPVYVDEFKYVYEKHNSSSDDFYSHESVHEYLDLYTNFRLKIKEAEKLKMDTSKAFIEELAGHRKSLAKPYLTEKKVTEELVQQAYERMKEEVRASHILVLVKPEAEPKDTLTAFKKMETLRKRIAEGEEFGEMAKRYSEDRSAEVSKGDLGYFSSFSMVYPFEDMAYKTEVGEVSPIFRTQFGYHILKVTDKRPSKGKYKVAHIMIRASQGMDKSDSLNAKNKIDKIYSKLNTGEDWSELCRQFSEDGNSKSRDGELQLLDVNSRIVNEFKDAAFALVNVGDYSEPVQTPYGWHIIKLLEKQPLESFKDMEQGLRVRIERDSRSEMGQKVLLKRLRKENKLVEHEDALNLAVSKADSTVINGKFTISEKDKDFAKPLISIMDETHTIADFYKYMNSQKKTRKVSPEFYVKLSYSDYVNDMLLDYEDRHLDEKYHDFKMLYKEYRDGILMFNLMDQKVWSKSTRDTTGLKNYFEKNRNKYEWEQRVDAVVYDCENKLIAEKVKTELPYGKYPVTTPNSATFYYDYRASGLSEVDSDKLLRLTKRLRNEDYLYVRLTATTSKKEAAGSNKNIVADRLEKVKSYLVESGVPEDQILTINAAYRYDREKGDKIKRSLKVEFLSSKDNALENYINTISPLGLKIQRGKFEKGDIPALDKVEWEPGEYTFVFDARTYFIKINEVLDPRPKELNEVRGEVISDYQEYLENEWLHTLRQKYPIVYNEGEIKKLIKE; the protein is encoded by the coding sequence ATGAATAAAGTAAGTGTAATTTGGTTATTATTCGCTTTTATAGCCATTTCGAGCTGTCAAAATCCGGCATCAAAAAGCCCGGATAAGCCGGTCATATTTACAATTGGAAAAGAGCCGGTTTATGTCGATGAATTCAAATATGTTTATGAAAAGCATAATTCGAGTTCAGATGACTTTTATTCACATGAGAGTGTCCATGAATATTTAGATCTGTACACTAATTTCAGATTGAAAATAAAAGAAGCCGAAAAATTAAAAATGGATACCAGTAAGGCTTTTATTGAGGAGTTGGCAGGCCATCGAAAAAGCCTCGCCAAGCCATATTTGACGGAAAAGAAAGTCACTGAAGAGCTTGTTCAGCAAGCCTATGAGCGCATGAAAGAAGAAGTAAGAGCTTCGCATATTTTGGTGCTTGTAAAACCGGAAGCCGAACCAAAAGATACTCTAACGGCCTTTAAAAAAATGGAAACGCTTAGAAAAAGGATAGCGGAAGGGGAGGAGTTTGGCGAAATGGCTAAACGATATTCAGAGGATCGTTCAGCTGAAGTTTCAAAAGGCGATCTGGGTTATTTTTCATCTTTTTCAATGGTTTACCCCTTTGAAGACATGGCTTATAAAACCGAAGTTGGTGAAGTTTCACCAATTTTTAGAACACAATTTGGATATCATATTTTAAAAGTAACAGATAAAAGGCCTTCGAAAGGGAAATATAAAGTTGCTCATATAATGATCAGGGCAAGCCAAGGAATGGATAAATCTGATTCTCTGAACGCCAAAAACAAAATCGATAAGATTTACTCCAAATTGAACACAGGAGAAGACTGGTCAGAATTATGTCGTCAGTTCTCTGAAGATGGTAATTCCAAAAGCAGAGACGGGGAATTGCAATTGTTGGATGTTAACAGCAGGATTGTCAATGAATTTAAGGATGCAGCATTTGCTCTGGTCAATGTTGGTGACTATTCTGAACCCGTACAAACACCTTATGGATGGCATATTATAAAGTTGCTTGAAAAGCAGCCATTGGAAAGTTTTAAAGACATGGAGCAGGGATTGAGAGTTCGGATAGAAAGAGATTCCCGTTCAGAAATGGGTCAAAAAGTACTGCTAAAAAGACTTCGTAAGGAAAATAAATTGGTAGAGCATGAAGACGCTTTAAATCTGGCTGTTTCCAAAGCCGATTCCACCGTAATCAATGGCAAATTTACTATATCCGAGAAGGATAAGGATTTCGCCAAACCACTCATTAGCATAATGGATGAAACCCATACTATTGCTGACTTTTATAAATACATGAACTCACAAAAGAAAACGCGAAAGGTTTCCCCTGAATTTTATGTCAAATTAAGTTATTCCGATTATGTAAACGACATGTTGCTGGATTATGAAGACAGACATTTGGATGAGAAATACCATGATTTCAAAATGCTTTATAAAGAATACAGGGATGGAATATTAATGTTCAATCTGATGGATCAAAAAGTTTGGTCGAAATCTACAAGAGATACCACCGGACTTAAAAATTATTTTGAAAAAAACAGAAACAAATACGAATGGGAGCAGCGAGTTGATGCGGTAGTTTATGATTGTGAGAATAAACTGATTGCTGAAAAAGTTAAAACTGAATTGCCATATGGTAAATATCCTGTGACCACTCCAAATAGCGCCACTTTTTATTACGACTACCGAGCAAGTGGCTTGTCCGAAGTAGACAGCGATAAATTGTTAAGGCTTACCAAGCGTTTGAGAAATGAGGATTACTTATACGTCAGACTCACAGCGACCACCAGTAAAAAAGAAGCTGCAGGCTCAAACAAAAATATTGTTGCGGATCGATTGGAAAAAGTAAAGTCCTATCTGGTTGAAAGTGGCGTTCCTGAAGATCAAATCCTGACTATAAATGCCGCTTATCGCTACGATAGAGAAAAAGGTGATAAAATCAAAAGAAGCCTTAAAGTTGAGTTTTTATCAAGCAAAGACAATGCACTTGAAAATTATATCAATACCATTTCCCCTCTGGGATTAAAAATTCAAAGAGGAAAATTTGAAAAAGGAGATATACCGGCGCTCGACAAAGTGGAATGGGAACCCGGTGAGTATACATTCGTTTTTGATGCCAGAACCTACTTCATCAAAATAAATGAAGTATTAGATCCAAGGCCAAAAGAACTAAATGAAGTTCGTGGTGAGGTTATTTCCGATTATCAGGAATATTTGGAAAACGAATGGCTTCATACATTGAGACAAAAATACCCCATTGTATACAATGAAGGGGAGATTAAAAAATTGATTAAAGAGTAA
- the guaB gene encoding IMP dehydrogenase, which yields MSQSNKVIFEALTYDDVLLVPGYSQVLPRDTESKSMLTKNIAINVPIVSAAMDTVTEYQMAIAIAREGGIGFIHKNMSKEAQAEQVRKVKRSESGMILDPITLEKDALLKDADRIMHEFKIGGIPVIDKESNLVGIITNRDLRFQKNMEAPVSEIMTRINLITANEGISLSEAEEILKAHKIEKLPIVNKAGKLVGLITYKDILKKKDRPNACKDSYGRLRVGAAVGITPDYLERIEVLKSAGVDVIGIDTAHGHSRGVIDALKKAKSEFPKIDIIVGNVATAEGAKALADAGADGVKVGVGPGSICTTRVIAGVGMPQLSAVIEAKNALKNSGVPIIADGGVRYSGDMVKALAGGADSIMIGSLLAGTEEAPGEIIIYEGRKFKSYRGMGSVEAMEDGSKDRYFQDAEDDIKKLVPEGIVGRVPYKGLVSEVLYQMVGGLRAGMGYCGAKDIPALQNAKFVKITTAGVRESHPHDVFITREAPNYSR from the coding sequence ATGAGCCAATCCAATAAAGTAATATTCGAAGCCCTTACCTACGACGATGTCTTGCTCGTACCGGGCTATTCCCAGGTTTTACCAAGAGATACCGAATCAAAATCAATGTTGACCAAAAACATTGCAATTAATGTGCCTATAGTATCAGCGGCGATGGATACCGTAACTGAATACCAAATGGCTATTGCAATTGCAAGGGAAGGTGGAATCGGTTTTATTCATAAAAATATGAGTAAGGAAGCCCAGGCTGAACAAGTGAGAAAGGTTAAGCGTAGTGAAAGTGGAATGATCCTCGACCCGATCACTTTGGAAAAAGACGCATTATTAAAGGATGCTGATCGCATCATGCATGAATTTAAAATTGGTGGGATTCCGGTCATTGATAAAGAATCAAATCTAGTTGGTATAATTACTAACAGAGATCTGAGGTTTCAAAAGAATATGGAAGCACCGGTCTCTGAAATCATGACCAGAATCAATTTGATAACTGCCAATGAGGGCATAAGCCTAAGTGAGGCAGAAGAAATACTCAAAGCACATAAAATTGAAAAACTACCAATTGTCAACAAAGCCGGAAAATTAGTTGGCCTTATTACTTATAAGGACATCTTGAAGAAAAAAGATCGTCCCAACGCCTGCAAGGATAGTTATGGTAGATTGCGTGTAGGTGCTGCAGTTGGAATTACACCCGATTATCTCGAACGAATTGAAGTATTAAAGTCGGCAGGAGTCGACGTGATTGGAATTGATACAGCCCATGGACATTCAAGGGGTGTGATTGATGCATTAAAAAAGGCAAAATCTGAATTTCCCAAGATTGACATTATAGTGGGAAATGTGGCTACCGCGGAAGGGGCAAAAGCCCTCGCAGATGCCGGGGCCGACGGAGTAAAAGTTGGAGTTGGGCCAGGAAGTATTTGTACTACCAGAGTGATTGCCGGAGTAGGAATGCCACAATTAAGTGCTGTAATCGAAGCAAAAAATGCATTGAAAAATAGCGGAGTACCGATTATCGCTGACGGCGGGGTGAGGTATTCCGGAGATATGGTAAAAGCTTTAGCAGGCGGAGCAGATTCTATAATGATAGGGTCATTGCTAGCGGGAACTGAAGAAGCTCCTGGTGAAATCATAATTTATGAGGGAAGAAAATTTAAGTCATATCGAGGAATGGGCTCTGTAGAAGCCATGGAAGATGGCTCTAAGGACCGTTATTTCCAGGATGCAGAAGATGACATTAAGAAATTAGTACCAGAAGGAATTGTTGGAAGGGTACCTTATAAAGGCTTGGTATCAGAAGTGCTCTATCAAATGGTAGGTGGACTCAGAGCCGGAATGGGCTACTGCGGGGCAAAGGACATACCAGCTCTCCAAAATGCAAAATTTGTTAAAATTACCACCGCAGGTGTTCGTGAAAGTCATCCGCATGATGTATTCATTACAAGAGAAGCTCCAAATTACAGTAGGTGA
- a CDS encoding DUF547 domain-containing protein, with protein sequence MIRLGLIILIVANSIMPIIGQDFFGESDIFLKKYVKEGKVAYSEIQQDSKVLDRLINFIATYSLEQVPEREQKAFYINAYNILVIKGIVDNYPIQSPLDKEGFFEKVKYKVAGEALTLNEIENIKLRKEYNDPRIHFVLVCAAVSCPELISSVYHPESLEKQIESSTIKSLNDPEFVRVSDTKIAISEIFKWYAEDFGGQSNYIKFINKYRKNILPTNIALSFYEYDWTLNEKK encoded by the coding sequence ATGATACGACTAGGACTGATAATTCTTATTGTTGCCAACTCAATCATGCCAATAATTGGTCAGGATTTTTTTGGAGAATCAGATATTTTTTTAAAAAAATACGTTAAGGAAGGTAAAGTAGCCTATTCTGAAATTCAACAAGATTCAAAAGTGCTGGATAGGCTGATAAATTTTATTGCTACTTATTCATTAGAACAGGTCCCTGAAAGAGAGCAAAAAGCTTTTTACATCAATGCTTATAACATACTTGTAATCAAAGGAATTGTGGATAATTATCCGATTCAATCGCCTCTCGATAAAGAAGGGTTTTTCGAAAAAGTTAAATATAAGGTTGCAGGAGAGGCTTTGACACTCAATGAAATTGAGAATATAAAGCTTAGAAAAGAATACAATGACCCACGAATTCATTTCGTTCTGGTCTGTGCAGCTGTATCATGTCCTGAACTAATTTCCTCAGTGTATCATCCCGAATCCTTAGAAAAGCAAATTGAATCGAGTACAATAAAAAGTCTTAATGACCCTGAATTTGTGCGAGTTTCTGATACAAAAATTGCCATCTCCGAAATTTTTAAATGGTATGCTGAAGACTTTGGTGGACAAAGTAATTATATAAAATTCATTAATAAGTACCGAAAAAATATACTGCCTACCAATATTGCATTAAGTTTTTATGAATACGATTGGACTTTAAATGAAAAAAAGTAA
- a CDS encoding NUDIX hydrolase, producing the protein MTQNIKVAVDAIVFGYSKDNGVSILLIKRKYPPFKGSWAIPGGFVLDDESLESAVKRELEEETGIKIKFLEQLYTFGEPNRDPRKRVISIAYFLLVKSNSFKQLSASTDAEEAAWFNIKNLPHLAFDHKIILNTAIERLRNKIRYQPIGFELLDKKFPFSDLEQLYATLLDRPIDRRNFKRKIISLNILDELEEKVKSDGAGRPGNLYSFNQKNYEELIKKGMHFEV; encoded by the coding sequence ATGACACAAAATATAAAAGTGGCCGTTGATGCCATTGTATTTGGATACAGCAAAGACAATGGAGTTTCTATACTATTAATTAAAAGGAAATACCCTCCCTTTAAAGGCTCATGGGCGATCCCCGGTGGTTTTGTGCTTGACGATGAAAGTCTTGAAAGTGCTGTAAAACGTGAACTGGAAGAAGAAACAGGTATTAAAATCAAGTTTCTGGAACAACTCTATACCTTTGGCGAACCCAATAGAGATCCAAGAAAAAGGGTAATATCCATTGCTTATTTTTTATTGGTCAAATCAAACTCCTTCAAACAGTTATCTGCAAGTACTGACGCAGAAGAAGCGGCATGGTTCAATATTAAAAACTTACCCCATTTGGCATTTGACCATAAAATAATACTAAATACAGCAATAGAAAGACTGAGAAATAAAATCAGATATCAGCCGATCGGGTTTGAATTATTGGATAAAAAATTTCCTTTTTCGGATCTTGAACAATTATACGCCACACTATTAGACCGCCCAATTGACAGAAGGAATTTCAAACGTAAAATCATAAGTTTAAATATTTTGGATGAATTGGAGGAAAAAGTAAAAAGTGACGGTGCCGGTAGACCAGGAAACCTATACTCATTCAACCAAAAGAATTATGAAGAATTAATAAAAAAAGGAATGCATTTTGAAGTGTAA
- a CDS encoding adenylate/guanylate cyclase domain-containing protein, with protein sequence MLQALFNDNTNPVFCYFSENNQYEDLNSRFENNFIDSTNVEDIAIEKFVSILFVDIADFTHLSDKNSASSIAKMLKEYYEIAGRIIQKYNGSIIDYYGDGFLAIFGLNGSKKHPKNLIKAAMELQEAVKAFKPRAKELCHEEFNIRIGGHSGEIIWERIGIPGMHKHAAIGDSVNFASRIEQANKYLKTNFLVSENLYQQIQKDVVVQKSFNIRAKGKEGMHKVYSLV encoded by the coding sequence ATGCTTCAAGCTTTATTCAACGATAATACCAATCCTGTTTTCTGCTATTTTTCTGAAAACAACCAATATGAAGATCTGAATTCAAGATTTGAAAATAATTTCATTGATTCCACCAATGTTGAGGATATCGCCATTGAGAAATTTGTGTCTATTCTTTTTGTTGATATCGCCGATTTTACACATCTAAGTGATAAAAACAGTGCCAGTAGTATTGCGAAAATGTTAAAAGAATACTACGAAATCGCAGGCAGAATTATTCAGAAATACAATGGAAGTATTATTGATTATTATGGCGATGGCTTTTTGGCCATATTTGGTTTGAATGGGAGCAAGAAACATCCTAAAAACCTAATTAAGGCTGCTATGGAGCTTCAGGAGGCAGTAAAGGCTTTTAAACCCAGAGCTAAGGAATTATGTCATGAAGAATTTAATATCCGGATTGGAGGTCATTCAGGTGAAATAATCTGGGAACGCATTGGAATTCCCGGAATGCACAAACACGCCGCAATCGGAGACTCTGTAAACTTCGCTTCAAGAATAGAACAAGCCAATAAATACCTTAAAACAAATTTTTTAGTTTCTGAGAATTTATACCAACAGATACAAAAAGACGTTGTCGTTCAAAAATCTTTTAATATTAGGGCGAAGGGAAAAGAAGGAATGCACAAAGTTTATTCTTTAGTCTAA
- a CDS encoding N-acetyltransferase family protein: MIRRATLKDASQIADIYNYYIENSIVSFETEQISEEDMQKRMKDVIPAFPWLVNEENGLIQGYAYANKWNNRCAYEQSVETSIYLRNGSTGKGIGYALYKHLIDILIDKKYHALIGGISLPNAASQALHEKLGYTKVAHFKETGFKFGKYIDVGYWEKILD; encoded by the coding sequence ATGATACGTCGGGCAACATTGAAGGATGCAAGTCAAATTGCTGACATCTATAATTATTATATAGAAAATTCTATAGTCTCCTTTGAAACCGAACAGATCAGTGAGGAGGATATGCAAAAACGCATGAAAGATGTAATCCCCGCTTTTCCCTGGCTGGTAAATGAGGAAAATGGCCTAATCCAGGGTTATGCCTATGCCAATAAATGGAATAACCGATGTGCTTATGAGCAATCTGTTGAAACTTCAATTTACCTGCGAAATGGCTCTACGGGAAAAGGTATTGGCTATGCGCTTTATAAGCATTTGATTGATATTCTCATCGACAAAAAATATCATGCCTTGATCGGGGGCATCTCTTTACCGAATGCTGCCAGTCAGGCCCTGCATGAAAAATTGGGATATACAAAGGTGGCCCATTTCAAGGAAACCGGATTTAAATTCGGAAAGTATATTGATGTTGGCTATTGGGAGAAGATTTTGGATTAG